From one Lotus japonicus ecotype B-129 chromosome 3, LjGifu_v1.2 genomic stretch:
- the LOC130748149 gene encoding protein SUPPRESSOR OF K(+) TRANSPORT GROWTH DEFECT 1 gives MYSNFKEQAIEYVKQAVQEDNAGNYAKAFPLYMNALEYFKTHLKYEKNPKIKEAITQKFTEYLRRAEEIRAVLDDGGPGPASNGDAAVATRPKTKPKDGEGGDGEDPEQAKLRAGLNSAIIREKPNVKWNDVAGLESAKQALQEAVILPVKFPQFFTGKRRPWRAFLLYGPPGTGKSYLAKAVATEADSTFFSISSSDLVSKWMGESEKLVSNLFQMARENAPSIIFVDEIDSLCGQRGEGNESEASRRIKTELLVQMQGVGNNDQKVLVLAATNTPYALDQAIRRRFDKRIYIPLPDLKARQHMFKVHLGDTPHNLNESDFEYLASRTEGFSGSDISVCVKDVLFEPVRKTQDAMFFFKNPEGMWIPCGPKQQGAVQITMQDLAAKGLASQILPPPITRTDFEKVLARQRPTVSKKDLEVHERFTKEFGEEG, from the exons ATGTATAGCAATTTCAAGGAGCAAGCAATAGAGTACGTGAAGCAAGCGGTGCAGGAAGACAATGCTGGAAACTACGCCAAAGCCTTCCCTCTCTACATGAACGCTTTGGAGTATTTCAAGACCCATCTCAAGTACGAGAAGAATCCTAAGATCAAGGAAGCGATTACGCAGAAATTCACCGAGTATTTGCGCCGCGCGGAGGAGATCAGGGCTGTTCTAGATGACGGAGGACCCGGCCCGGCTTCTAATGGGGACGCTGCTGTGGCCACGCGGCCGAAGACGAAGCCGAAGGATGGGGAAGGTGGAGATGGGGAGGATCCCGAGCAGGCGAAGCTCCGGGCCGGGTTGAACTCGGCGATTATAAGGGAGAAGCCGAATGTGAAGTGGAATGATGTTGCTGGGTTGGAGAGTGCGAAGCAGGCGTTGCAGGAGGCTGTGATCTTGCCTGTGAAGTTCCCTCAGTTTTTCACAG GTAAGCGAAGACCCTGGAGAGCATTTTTATTGTATGGACCACCTGGAACAGGAAAATCATATTTAGCCAAGGCAGTTGCAACAGAAGCTGACTCCACATTTTTCAG TATTTCTTCATCAGACCTTGTTTCAAAGTGGATGGGTGAGAGTGAAAAGCTGGTGTCAAACCTTTTCCAAATGGCTCGAGAAAATGCCCCTTCTATCATATTTGTTGATGAAATAGATTCCCTATGTGGTCAGCGCGGAGAAGGCAATGAGAGTGAAGCTTCAAGACGGATTAAAACAGAACTTCTGGTGCAGATGCAG GGTGTAGGAAACAATGATCAGAAAGTTCTTGTTCTTGCAGCAACAAACACACCCTATGCTCTAGACCAG GCAATAAGGCGTCGTTTTGATAAGCGTATATATATTCCTCTACCAGATTTGAAGGCCCGCCAACACATGTTCAAG GTACATCTCGGAGATACCCCCCATAACTTGAATGAAAGTGATTTTGAATACTTGGCCAGCAGAACAGAGGGGTTTTCTGGTTCAGATATCTCTGTTTGT GTGAAGGATGTTTTATTTGAACCTGTCCGCAAAACCCAAGATGCTATGTTCTTCTTTAAGAATCCTGAGGGTATGTGGATCCCATGTGGACCAAAGCAACAGGGTGCAGTGCAAATCACAATGCAGGATCTTGCTGCAAAAGGCCTTGCTTCTCAG ATCCTTCCACCCCCTATAACGAGAACAGATTTTGAAAAGGTACTGGCTAGACAAAGACCTACAGTAAGCAAAAAAGACCTTGAGGTTCATGAGAGATTCACTAAGGAGTTTGGAGAAGAAGGTTAA